DNA sequence from the Pedobacter sp. W3I1 genome:
ACGAATGACATAATCTACTTTTTCGCCTTTTTTGGTGCCGATATCGCAAATGTGTTCGGGGATCACCTCTGTGGGGTTAAAAATATCGTAACCGAGGATTTGAATAAAGGGCATTACAAATGCATTTTTGGTTGCTTCTTCGGTATTGATCTGATCTTTTAATCCGACCACACGCTGATGAAGTTGTTCTAACTTTAGTTTAAGATCCATATGTTCTTAGATTAAATGGTTTCATCTACAATTGCTGCATGAGGTGCGTTTACTTTAACCGATTCGATTCCACCATCGCGTGCATCAGCAATTGTATACATTTGGCTGGTACCGATAATTTCGCCATTCGCCGCTTTTAAATTGAAATAGTAGGCTCCGTTTTTTGCATCTTTCCCGTCGTATCTGGCATCAGTTGGTGCATTGGTTTTTACCGATTCGATACCTTTGTTGCATCCTGCTTTTGTGGCATAACCTTCGCTGGTGAGGATAACCCTTCCGTTTGCTGCTTCGAGGTTAAACTGGAATTCGCCGTTTGTTCTTTTGGTCATGATAAATTT
Encoded proteins:
- a CDS encoding YegP family protein, with protein sequence MGKFIMTKRTNGEFQFNLEAANGRVILTSEGYATKAGCNKGIESVKTNAPTDARYDGKDAKNGAYYFNLKAANGEIIGTSQMYTIADARDGGIESVKVNAPHAAIVDETI